In Candidatus Ozemobacteraceae bacterium, the following proteins share a genomic window:
- a CDS encoding IPT/TIG domain-containing protein: protein MPSTQHLLPHGLRWSATVSLLALVLLIGIWGCGGGGGGGGGAVSGGIIMGNLQGISNAAAWTGEAWIEEYPSIRSTVASTGAFLLTGVPADQACRVVARITYPAGTVLGIRASGAAGSNTLWARSGPIQAGYTEIAHVLTLEPGVKALTGYLLDEAGKPVTDGRITFWGITLSSAIDGSFRVPELPSSTRELSLSLQAPGRQTNLFSVGMPDTEYPPVFRIVMLPATSGNHPPVLFVASAPEAVSPGQRVPIGVAIDDPDAADAVLAPSWESSAGTLEAGTDILHRIWTAPAEGGLATVTIRVTDHAGVPGEAQVAWAVGGITGVLPRIATFTPQSGVPGSWVTITGTGFASSAGGTPDVRFNGLSATLKEWSATRIVAMVPEEAETGPLSVVTRDGGTTAATFTVVDYQIVMTPLYGPPETIITLQGFGFDADNPGQVLVNGREATVLLWADKTIQARVPRLATTGPVTAVIRGRSHAGETFTVSKATAVSPARALRGASITMMGAGFGPDQGTSELRLASGVVVTPDSWDDGEITFTIPPQAVTGPVSVKIWGLTIQSPSLSVEYANKYQVADTWSGKRYSAFPMTPGIAVAGDGTVFLADRDNCVIWKFSPDGSTVSRIGSKGQEPGQLLDPWGLLIDRDGNLWVSDRGNHRLQKTDQAGNLILTVGTAGADPGKFNAPSGMAVDAAGNIWVADADNNRLQQFAPDGTFLQAIGTVGTGDGEFNYPNGVAISAIGDIYVADTDNNRIHRLDSSGNAIGWWGLDNLGSTGWHVAGSGRTGAQGSALWQFSSPTALGFEAGGKLIVADTGNNRLQVLPVGPGVASQIATGGEQAGQLDGPTGIAVSGASVWVADYGNSRAQKFSVAGAFEAERKPDLSGLLTMCDRIAVDERRGLAYVSDGAEGLINVFTTSGAFVRRIGSKGTGDGQMRGPSGLQVADDGSLWVVDSGNARLHRFDPDGRLAQTIGGFGTGNGQFRSPAGLELLPNGDLMIADADNHRIQILGPDGTWKKSIGTFGHGNGEFDTPRGVAVDISGNIYVADTANARVQKFSAGGTFLGWWGADTADGDGWHGTDTSISAKPDQGPCRFLGPSDIAVDSEGSIFVIDGAAGVMQKFSPEHASEEYAGYLVRVDLGPDLRGIAVDEAGILYLTASDQMIRSMTPSLQ from the coding sequence ATGCCGTCGACACAGCACCTCCTCCCCCACGGTCTCCGATGGTCGGCGACGGTGTCTCTGCTTGCGCTTGTGCTGCTCATCGGAATCTGGGGCTGCGGCGGTGGCGGAGGCGGAGGTGGCGGCGCGGTTTCGGGCGGCATCATCATGGGAAATCTCCAGGGCATTTCGAACGCCGCGGCATGGACGGGCGAGGCCTGGATCGAAGAGTATCCCTCCATCCGGTCGACGGTTGCCTCGACGGGAGCCTTCCTGCTGACGGGTGTTCCGGCAGATCAGGCCTGCCGCGTGGTCGCCCGCATCACGTATCCGGCCGGAACCGTTCTCGGAATTCGCGCCTCGGGCGCTGCCGGATCGAACACCCTGTGGGCGCGATCCGGTCCGATTCAGGCCGGATACACCGAAATCGCACACGTCCTGACCCTCGAGCCCGGCGTGAAAGCGTTGACGGGCTATCTTCTCGACGAGGCGGGAAAACCCGTCACGGACGGCAGGATCACGTTCTGGGGCATCACCCTCTCGTCCGCCATCGACGGGAGTTTCCGCGTTCCGGAACTCCCCTCCTCCACCCGCGAACTCTCCCTGTCTCTCCAGGCCCCCGGCAGGCAGACGAACCTCTTTTCGGTTGGGATGCCGGACACGGAGTATCCGCCCGTTTTCCGGATCGTGATGCTGCCGGCAACGTCCGGGAATCATCCTCCCGTGCTGTTCGTTGCATCGGCCCCGGAGGCCGTTTCGCCCGGTCAGCGGGTGCCGATCGGTGTTGCGATCGACGATCCCGACGCCGCCGATGCGGTTCTCGCGCCTTCGTGGGAGTCTTCGGCCGGAACGCTTGAAGCCGGAACCGATATATTGCACCGGATATGGACGGCTCCCGCCGAAGGCGGCCTGGCGACGGTCACGATCCGCGTCACGGACCATGCCGGCGTTCCCGGAGAGGCGCAGGTTGCCTGGGCGGTCGGCGGCATCACGGGCGTCCTGCCGCGAATCGCGACGTTCACGCCGCAGAGCGGCGTTCCGGGATCCTGGGTGACGATCACGGGAACCGGCTTCGCGAGCTCGGCGGGCGGAACTCCCGACGTCCGGTTCAACGGCCTGTCGGCGACTCTCAAGGAATGGAGCGCGACCAGGATCGTCGCGATGGTTCCCGAAGAAGCCGAAACGGGGCCTCTCAGCGTCGTGACGAGGGACGGCGGTACGACCGCGGCCACGTTCACGGTCGTGGATTACCAGATCGTGATGACGCCTCTCTATGGCCCGCCGGAAACCATCATCACCCTTCAGGGGTTCGGTTTCGACGCCGACAATCCGGGACAGGTCCTGGTGAACGGCCGCGAGGCGACGGTCCTCCTGTGGGCGGACAAGACGATCCAGGCGCGCGTTCCCCGACTGGCCACGACGGGGCCCGTAACGGCCGTCATCCGGGGCCGGTCGCACGCGGGCGAGACGTTCACCGTCTCGAAAGCGACGGCCGTGTCCCCCGCCCGCGCGCTCCGCGGCGCCTCGATCACGATGATGGGCGCCGGTTTCGGTCCCGACCAGGGCACGAGCGAGCTGCGGCTCGCCTCGGGCGTCGTCGTCACGCCCGATTCCTGGGATGACGGCGAAATCACCTTCACGATTCCCCCGCAGGCCGTGACGGGCCCTGTGTCCGTCAAGATATGGGGCTTGACGATCCAGTCTCCGAGCCTGTCGGTCGAGTATGCGAACAAATACCAGGTCGCGGACACCTGGTCCGGCAAGCGATACAGCGCGTTCCCGATGACGCCGGGCATCGCTGTCGCGGGCGACGGGACGGTGTTTCTCGCCGACCGCGACAACTGCGTCATCTGGAAGTTCTCGCCCGACGGTTCGACCGTTTCCCGGATCGGGTCGAAAGGCCAGGAACCCGGACAGCTGCTCGATCCGTGGGGCCTCCTCATCGATCGTGACGGCAATCTCTGGGTGTCGGACCGCGGCAATCACCGGCTCCAGAAGACCGACCAGGCCGGCAACCTAATCCTGACCGTCGGAACCGCCGGCGCGGACCCGGGCAAGTTCAATGCCCCTTCGGGCATGGCGGTGGATGCGGCGGGCAACATCTGGGTCGCCGATGCCGACAACAACAGGCTCCAGCAGTTCGCGCCGGACGGCACCTTCCTGCAGGCGATCGGTACCGTCGGCACCGGCGACGGCGAGTTCAATTATCCCAACGGCGTCGCGATTTCCGCCATCGGCGACATCTACGTCGCAGATACCGACAACAACAGGATTCATCGGCTGGATTCGAGCGGCAATGCGATCGGCTGGTGGGGCCTCGACAACCTTGGAAGCACGGGGTGGCATGTCGCCGGCTCCGGCCGGACAGGCGCCCAGGGCAGCGCTCTGTGGCAGTTCTCCAGCCCGACCGCCCTCGGCTTCGAGGCAGGCGGAAAGCTGATCGTGGCCGACACGGGCAACAACCGGCTCCAGGTTCTGCCTGTCGGCCCCGGCGTCGCGTCGCAAATCGCGACGGGCGGCGAACAGGCAGGTCAGCTCGATGGTCCGACCGGCATCGCCGTCAGTGGTGCAAGCGTCTGGGTGGCGGATTACGGGAACTCCCGCGCGCAGAAGTTCAGTGTCGCCGGTGCCTTTGAGGCCGAGCGGAAGCCGGATCTCTCCGGCCTGCTGACCATGTGCGACCGCATCGCTGTGGATGAACGGCGGGGCCTGGCCTATGTTTCCGACGGAGCCGAGGGCCTGATCAACGTCTTCACGACGTCGGGCGCCTTCGTCCGGCGCATCGGATCGAAAGGAACGGGCGACGGCCAGATGCGCGGACCTTCCGGGCTCCAGGTCGCCGACGACGGCTCGCTTTGGGTCGTCGATTCCGGCAACGCTCGGCTGCACCGGTTCGATCCCGACGGACGGTTGGCTCAGACCATCGGCGGCTTCGGCACGGGGAACGGCCAATTCCGGTCGCCGGCCGGCCTCGAGCTCCTGCCCAACGGCGACCTGATGATCGCCGACGCCGACAACCACCGCATCCAGATTCTCGGCCCCGACGGGACATGGAAGAAGAGTATTGGCACCTTCGGCCACGGCAACGGGGAGTTCGACACCCCCCGCGGCGTCGCCGTAGATATATCAGGAAATATATACGTTGCCGACACTGCGAACGCGAGGGTGCAGAAGTTCTCCGCCGGCGGCACGTTCCTCGGCTGGTGGGGCGCCGACACCGCTGACGGGGACGGCTGGCATGGAACGGACACGTCGATATCTGCCAAGCCCGACCAGGGCCCGTGCAGATTTCTCGGCCCGTCCGACATCGCCGTCGACTCGGAAGGTTCGATTTTCGTCATCGACGGGGCGGCGGGCGTCATGCAGAAGTTCTCCCCCGAGCATGCATCCGAGGAATACGCCGGGTATCTCGTACGGGTCGATCTCGGCCCCGATCTTCGCGGCATCGCCGTCGATGAAGCCGGTATCCTGTATCTGACGGCGAGCGATCAGATGATCAGGTCGATGACCCCGTCGCTGCAATGA
- a CDS encoding tetratricopeptide repeat protein, whose amino-acid sequence MSIDTGFSDLILSAWNGDLDFTGLLDQASRLTAQGRAPLAAVLYQTWLKRNASPNRQFALFNLGAILFAEGDLEGAKEAYLEAIRLAPAFIQPRFNLGLTFEKQGNIDAAISEWHWIDDHVAPDQPDTRPILLMALNNLGRVLEERKQMFSANACLTKSLIIEPRQPDVLHHLVYLREKQCSWPVYAPIPGVDPDLMRRSTSALAMISLSDDPEEQLNAAREYVRNKVLAGVPPLSERRSYGHRKIRIAYCSSDFCLHPVAMLTAELFELHDRERFEVYGFCWTKQGHSGLRQRIMDGMDHFIRIDSLSDEAAAREIRGHEIDVLVDLHGQTLGARPNILSYRPAPIQITYLGLPATTGLPSIDYVIADRFLIPEEYARFYSEKPLYMPDVYQVSDRRRKHAQPPSRKDSGLPDDGFVFCTFNNNYKYTPEMYDAWMNILRRVPGSVLWMLSDNPWAEANLRSEATARGIAGDRLIFAPRVSPEQYLARYTIADLFLDSFPFNAGTTANDALWMGLPVLTRSGRTFASRMAGALLTAAGLPELITYDRRDYEERAVELAHTPERCRRLREHLRDVRETGVLFDTPRFVRNLERELERLVAELG is encoded by the coding sequence GTGTCCATCGACACCGGGTTTTCCGATCTCATCCTGAGCGCCTGGAATGGCGATCTCGACTTCACCGGTCTGCTCGACCAAGCGAGCCGGCTCACGGCCCAGGGCCGAGCGCCGCTGGCCGCCGTGCTGTATCAGACGTGGCTGAAGCGGAATGCGTCGCCGAACCGGCAGTTCGCCCTGTTCAATCTGGGTGCGATCCTGTTCGCCGAGGGAGATCTCGAGGGGGCGAAAGAGGCTTATCTCGAAGCGATCCGTCTTGCTCCGGCATTCATACAGCCCCGTTTCAACCTCGGGCTGACCTTCGAGAAGCAGGGTAATATAGATGCTGCTATATCAGAGTGGCATTGGATCGACGACCATGTGGCGCCCGACCAGCCCGACACCAGGCCGATCCTTCTCATGGCTCTCAACAACCTCGGCAGAGTGCTCGAAGAGCGCAAGCAGATGTTCAGCGCCAATGCCTGCCTCACGAAAAGCCTGATCATCGAGCCACGCCAGCCCGACGTCCTGCATCACCTCGTGTACCTGCGTGAAAAACAGTGTTCGTGGCCGGTGTATGCCCCCATTCCCGGAGTCGATCCCGACCTGATGCGCCGTTCGACCTCGGCCCTCGCGATGATCAGCCTCTCGGACGACCCCGAAGAGCAGTTGAACGCCGCCCGGGAGTATGTCCGAAACAAAGTCCTCGCCGGCGTCCCCCCGCTTTCCGAACGACGCTCCTACGGTCATCGGAAGATCCGCATCGCCTACTGTTCGTCGGATTTCTGCCTCCACCCGGTTGCAATGTTGACGGCGGAATTGTTCGAGCTTCACGATCGCGAACGGTTCGAAGTCTACGGGTTCTGCTGGACGAAGCAGGGGCATTCCGGTCTCCGTCAGCGCATCATGGACGGAATGGATCATTTCATACGCATCGATTCATTATCGGATGAGGCAGCCGCGCGCGAGATCCGCGGCCATGAGATCGACGTGCTGGTCGATCTCCACGGACAGACGCTGGGAGCACGCCCGAACATCCTCTCGTACCGGCCCGCCCCGATCCAGATCACGTATCTTGGGCTTCCCGCGACGACGGGCCTGCCGTCGATCGACTACGTGATCGCTGACCGGTTCCTGATCCCCGAGGAATACGCCCGGTTCTATTCCGAAAAACCCCTGTATATGCCGGACGTCTACCAGGTGAGCGACCGGCGCCGGAAGCACGCGCAGCCGCCGTCCCGTAAAGATTCAGGCTTGCCGGACGACGGGTTCGTCTTCTGCACGTTCAACAATAATTACAAATATACTCCCGAGATGTACGACGCCTGGATGAACATCCTGCGTCGAGTTCCCGGCAGCGTTCTGTGGATGCTCTCGGACAATCCCTGGGCCGAGGCGAACCTGAGAAGCGAAGCGACGGCCAGAGGCATCGCCGGGGACAGGCTCATCTTCGCGCCGCGGGTTTCCCCCGAACAGTATCTCGCGCGGTATACGATCGCGGACCTGTTCCTCGACTCGTTCCCCTTCAACGCCGGGACGACCGCCAACGACGCGCTCTGGATGGGGCTGCCGGTCCTGACCCGGAGCGGCCGAACCTTCGCTTCCCGTATGGCGGGAGCGCTTCTGACGGCTGCCGGCCTTCCCGAACTGATCACGTATGACCGGCGCGACTACGAGGAAAGAGCCGTCGAACTCGCTCATACGCCGGAGCGGTGCAGGCGCCTTCGGGAGCACCTGCGTGATGTCCGCGAGACCGGCGTCCTGTTCGACACGCCGAGATTCGTCCGGAACCTTGAACGGGAACTTGAGCGCCTCGTCGCCGAACTCGGCTGA
- a CDS encoding helicase C-terminal domain-containing protein, translated as MTEETQKGRPRAASRRRPPFPISREDRELLVDEIQAAGGSEVLSAATIGEGGRWVDLRVLARGNDSAAPAILRGLRAGDILLHNHPDGVLQPSDADLGVAYLCGQSGIGFAIHDNECTTAYVVVEPPAPEGYEPLDRDGIVALLQPDGAIFNKLEGHEERPGQIGLMESVIDALNAPCHAILEGETGVGKSLAYLIPALYFAHLRKCRVAVSTNTLNLQSQLCGKDLPFLSKYMPFPFTFALMKGRSNYLCRRRMAEMENPMEGEILLDADELDEYLKLRLWAQKTGDGSLGDLTWEPKDSLWEKVCADKDACLHIRCSEFKRCFFFESRRKASEADLLVVNHNLLFSDLALRAESRDYSQVAVLPAYKAVILDEAHNLEEIATRHFGSQVTGFGVQRTLGRLYHKRGRREGGVLSVLLTRLLLGAGTFAPKLRESVAADIQEKIIPLRNEISDLAREVFDDVLAFVIGEKQPYFGEHRVRLTKHHVGRPPFTDLAAKAFSLRDELSNLVRLLRRLHKRLADAITAAGEEAPEESGKGNREFEMPLVELNSFGGRFQKIQNSLELLFDLEAERRDSFVHFFSVAVRQSGKYPAINSFPIVVSNVMVDNCFTCIPTAVLVSATLTASKSFDFMKSRLGLDSDELEPEPIEGLFPSPFDYKEQARLFIPIDLPDPASPDFIERTVRPVGEIVRTSQGGALVLCTSYRHLKHLSDALSVELENEGLLVMKQGDASRDELLRRFRDDGNAVLFATESFWEGIDVPGNALRNLVIAKLPFAIPDDPILEARQELLKAQGKNAFSEYQLPMAAIKLKQGFGRLIRHREDRGTIWILDRRLVTKSYGTYFLDSLPPAPFRQGPLDTLLPHARTFFGKFLKHD; from the coding sequence ATGACGGAAGAAACGCAGAAAGGACGGCCCCGCGCGGCATCGAGACGGCGACCGCCGTTTCCCATCAGCAGGGAAGACCGGGAGTTGCTCGTCGATGAGATCCAGGCCGCCGGCGGTTCCGAAGTGCTGTCAGCCGCGACAATCGGCGAGGGAGGGCGGTGGGTCGACCTCCGCGTCCTCGCCCGCGGAAACGACAGCGCCGCCCCGGCGATTCTGAGAGGCCTGCGCGCGGGCGACATCCTGTTGCACAACCATCCGGACGGCGTGCTGCAGCCTTCCGATGCCGATCTCGGCGTCGCGTATCTCTGCGGCCAGTCCGGCATCGGCTTCGCCATTCACGATAACGAGTGCACGACGGCCTACGTCGTCGTCGAACCGCCCGCGCCGGAAGGATACGAACCGCTCGATCGCGACGGAATCGTCGCCCTCCTGCAACCCGACGGTGCGATTTTCAACAAGCTCGAGGGTCACGAGGAACGACCGGGCCAGATCGGCCTGATGGAATCGGTGATCGACGCTCTGAATGCCCCGTGCCACGCGATTCTTGAGGGAGAGACGGGGGTAGGGAAGAGCCTCGCCTACCTGATCCCGGCGCTGTATTTCGCGCATCTGCGCAAGTGCCGGGTCGCCGTCTCGACGAACACGCTCAACCTGCAAAGCCAGCTGTGCGGGAAAGACCTTCCGTTTCTGTCGAAATATATGCCGTTCCCCTTCACGTTCGCTCTGATGAAGGGTCGCTCCAACTACCTGTGCCGCCGCCGCATGGCCGAGATGGAAAATCCCATGGAAGGCGAGATCCTGCTCGACGCCGACGAGCTCGACGAGTATCTGAAGCTTCGGCTCTGGGCCCAGAAGACCGGCGACGGCTCGCTCGGCGATCTGACATGGGAACCGAAAGACTCCCTTTGGGAGAAGGTCTGCGCCGACAAGGACGCATGCCTTCACATCCGGTGCAGCGAGTTCAAGCGGTGCTTCTTTTTCGAGTCGCGCCGCAAGGCATCCGAAGCCGACCTGCTCGTCGTCAACCACAACCTGCTTTTTTCCGACCTCGCCCTGCGCGCCGAGAGCCGCGACTACTCGCAGGTCGCCGTTCTGCCGGCCTACAAGGCCGTCATTCTCGACGAAGCGCACAACCTCGAAGAAATCGCCACCCGGCATTTCGGCAGCCAGGTCACCGGCTTCGGCGTCCAGCGCACCCTCGGCCGCCTCTACCACAAGCGCGGTCGCCGCGAGGGCGGGGTGCTCTCGGTCCTGCTGACCCGCCTGCTGCTCGGCGCGGGAACATTCGCGCCCAAGCTCCGCGAAAGTGTAGCGGCAGATATACAGGAAAAGATCATCCCGCTCCGCAACGAAATCAGCGACCTCGCCCGCGAGGTGTTCGACGACGTCCTGGCGTTCGTCATCGGCGAAAAACAGCCGTATTTCGGCGAGCACCGGGTCCGCCTCACGAAACACCACGTCGGGCGTCCGCCGTTCACCGATCTCGCGGCGAAAGCGTTCAGCCTGCGGGACGAGTTGTCCAACCTGGTCAGGCTTCTCCGCAGACTTCACAAACGCCTCGCCGACGCGATCACCGCGGCAGGCGAGGAAGCGCCCGAAGAATCAGGAAAGGGGAACCGTGAGTTCGAGATGCCCCTCGTCGAGCTGAACAGCTTCGGCGGCAGGTTCCAGAAAATTCAGAACTCGCTCGAACTCCTCTTCGACCTCGAGGCCGAAAGACGCGATTCGTTCGTGCATTTTTTCTCGGTCGCCGTCCGCCAGAGCGGGAAATATCCGGCGATAAACTCCTTCCCGATCGTCGTCTCGAACGTCATGGTCGACAACTGCTTCACCTGCATTCCGACCGCCGTTCTCGTTTCCGCCACCCTCACGGCAAGCAAATCCTTCGATTTTATGAAGTCCCGACTGGGCCTCGACAGCGACGAACTCGAACCAGAACCCATCGAGGGCCTATTCCCGTCACCGTTCGATTATAAAGAGCAGGCTCGGCTGTTCATTCCGATCGACCTGCCAGATCCCGCGTCCCCCGATTTCATCGAGCGCACCGTCAGGCCGGTGGGCGAGATTGTCCGAACGTCGCAGGGCGGAGCCCTCGTTCTATGTACGTCATACCGGCACCTGAAGCACCTTTCCGACGCGCTCTCGGTCGAACTCGAAAACGAAGGACTTCTCGTCATGAAGCAGGGCGACGCCTCTCGCGACGAACTCCTGCGCAGGTTCCGCGACGACGGGAACGCCGTCCTTTTCGCGACCGAAAGTTTCTGGGAAGGCATCGACGTCCCTGGAAACGCCCTCCGGAATCTCGTCATCGCCAAACTGCCGTTCGCGATCCCCGACGACCCGATCCTCGAGGCTCGGCAGGAACTCCTGAAGGCGCAGGGAAAAAACGCGTTTTCTGAGTATCAGCTTCCGATGGCCGCCATCAAGCTCAAGCAAGGTTTCGGCCGGCTGATCCGCCACCGCGAAGACCGCGGAACGATCTGGATTCTCGACCGCCGCCTCGTCACGAAAAGCTACGGCACCTACTTTCTCGACTCGCTCCCTCCCGCGCCGTTCAGGCAGGGTCCCCTCGACACGCTGCTTCCCCACGCCAGAACCTTTTTCGGCAAATTCCTAAAGCACGATTGA
- a CDS encoding carbonic anhydrase codes for MKYRIYLTVLLSFAASAAFCSSPGHGQTSVGWDTARLKLMSGNKRFVESRMRHSGHTARRRIEIAKGQHPFAVVVCCSDSRVPPEILFDQGLGDLFVIRLAGNIVDDAAIGSIEYAVEHLNVSYVMVLGHERCGAVEATVKGGHYPGCVGTLAKAIRPAMIDAARQSGDFVENTVRANVALVVRTLRSAGPILEERFRNGLLSIEGARYDLDDGTVEMLP; via the coding sequence ATGAAGTATAGAATATATCTGACAGTTCTTCTGTCCTTCGCCGCATCCGCGGCGTTCTGCAGCTCGCCGGGTCACGGGCAGACGAGCGTCGGCTGGGACACCGCCCGGCTCAAGCTGATGAGCGGGAACAAGCGATTCGTCGAGTCGCGCATGCGCCATTCCGGCCATACGGCGCGTCGCCGCATCGAGATCGCCAAAGGGCAGCATCCCTTCGCGGTCGTCGTCTGCTGTTCCGATTCGCGGGTGCCGCCAGAGATCCTGTTCGACCAGGGGCTCGGAGATCTGTTCGTCATCCGCCTGGCCGGCAATATCGTCGACGACGCGGCCATCGGAAGCATCGAGTACGCCGTCGAGCACCTGAACGTTTCCTACGTGATGGTGCTCGGCCACGAGCGATGCGGCGCCGTCGAGGCAACCGTCAAGGGGGGCCATTACCCCGGGTGCGTCGGAACGCTGGCCAAGGCGATCAGGCCCGCTATGATCGATGCGGCCCGCCAGTCCGGCGATTTCGTCGAAAACACCGTTCGGGCCAACGTCGCTCTGGTCGTTCGCACGCTCCGGTCAGCCGGGCCGATCCTCGAGGAACGGTTCAGAAACGGTCTTCTCTCCATCGAAGGAGCGCGCTACGACCTCGACGACGGCACCGTCGAGATGCTCCCGTAA
- a CDS encoding ankyrin repeat domain-containing protein, translated as MKNRRRFPAVVLLIVSLGWLCGAHAADSGIRSPFSGKKIQQVQEGEPANTSSSNSAGSTETTTDGMGMGSGEDTQGKRKELKELKEKTLTVLTNTLRGVIDLLRQLIEMLKKLLVGKIASQPSQPSSGSTETAAPADTAPPPSEAPSDQTVAPAPVDEPEPAAEPADMPEPASEPAPEQPGENETAVTPEPVPEPEPAAEPADMPEPASEPAPEQPGENETAVTPEPVPEPEPGAEPADMPEPASEPASEQPGENETAVTPEPVPEPSVEPSSETVEPPPPPEPQRGPTPAECERMKLLIADGKVEEAASMLDKGFDINARIGEKGTALHYAVGTGNKAVVELLVKRGADLGARDDMNATPLHVAAWKNNLEFCRLFLDAGADVNITGWNAAEGSDRTPLHVASEVGASDVLRLFLARGANVNALDSKKQTPLYWAVFSGQVEAANILRERGGVEDPSKLRPAASPAVPAPSAP; from the coding sequence ATGAAAAACCGACGACGGTTTCCGGCAGTGGTTCTTCTGATCGTTTCCCTTGGATGGCTCTGCGGCGCCCACGCGGCGGATTCCGGCATCCGTTCCCCGTTTTCTGGAAAAAAAATTCAACAGGTCCAGGAAGGTGAACCCGCGAACACCTCATCTTCAAACTCCGCCGGCAGCACGGAGACAACTACGGATGGCATGGGGATGGGCAGCGGTGAGGATACCCAAGGCAAGCGAAAAGAACTCAAGGAGCTCAAGGAGAAAACCCTTACGGTTCTGACGAACACCTTGCGCGGCGTCATCGATTTGCTGCGGCAACTCATCGAGATGCTGAAGAAACTCCTGGTCGGGAAGATCGCGTCGCAGCCGTCCCAACCTTCGAGCGGGTCCACGGAAACAGCCGCACCTGCCGATACGGCTCCGCCTCCATCCGAAGCCCCGTCCGATCAGACTGTCGCTCCTGCGCCCGTTGACGAACCGGAACCTGCGGCTGAACCGGCCGACATGCCCGAGCCGGCATCCGAGCCCGCCCCCGAGCAACCAGGCGAGAACGAGACCGCCGTCACGCCGGAACCCGTTCCCGAACCGGAACCTGCGGCTGAACCGGCCGACATGCCCGAGCCGGCATCCGAGCCCGCCCCCGAGCAACCAGGCGAGAACGAGACCGCCGTCACGCCGGAACCCGTTCCCGAACCGGAACCTGGGGCTGAACCGGCCGACATGCCCGAGCCGGCATCCGAGCCCGCCTCCGAGCAACCAGGCGAAAACGAGACCGCCGTCACGCCGGAACCCGTTCCCGAACCTTCCGTTGAACCTTCCAGCGAAACGGTCGAACCGCCCCCCCCGCCCGAACCCCAGCGAGGTCCCACTCCGGCGGAATGCGAGCGAATGAAGCTGCTGATCGCCGACGGGAAGGTCGAAGAAGCTGCCTCGATGCTCGACAAGGGATTCGATATCAACGCCCGGATCGGGGAAAAGGGAACCGCGCTCCATTACGCCGTCGGAACGGGCAACAAGGCCGTCGTCGAACTCCTGGTCAAACGTGGAGCCGATCTTGGCGCTCGTGACGACATGAACGCAACTCCGTTGCACGTCGCAGCATGGAAGAACAATCTCGAATTCTGCCGGCTTTTCCTCGATGCGGGCGCCGACGTCAATATCACCGGCTGGAATGCGGCTGAAGGTTCTGACCGGACACCCCTTCACGTCGCCTCGGAAGTCGGAGCCTCCGATGTGCTCAGGCTGTTCCTTGCCAGGGGCGCCAACGTGAACGCCCTCGACAGCAAAAAGCAGACGCCCCTGTATTGGGCCGTTTTCTCCGGCCAGGTCGAGGCGGCGAACATCCTGAGGGAACGCGGCGGCGTCGAAGACCCGTCGAAACTCCGCCCGGCGGCCTCTCCCGCAGTCCCCGCTCCATCGGCTCCGTGA